The Artemia franciscana chromosome 11, ASM3288406v1, whole genome shotgun sequence DNA segment ataaatataaatataatataaattagcaatcaacaaagcaccgagacacaaatgacgaccgggacacagggagtataaatgacgaccaggacataagtaaaaaaaaaactaaaaaaactaaaaactaataaaaaaactaaaaaatctaaaaatctaaataacctaaaaaagaaaaaaaaagaaaaaaggaaaaaaataaaggagaaaaacaaaactaaaaaacgaatgtatatacagaccgggacaccgggatacaaatgacgaccgggacacagggaatataaatgacgaccgggacacagggacacaactacaatggggacgccggggggcacagggggatataaatgacgaccgggacaccgggacacaaggaatataaatgacgcccgggacactcaaagagaaatcacagactggaacaccgggacacaaatgacgaccgggacacagggaatataaatgacgaccgggacacagggacataactacaaaggggacgccggggtgcacagggggatatataaatgacgatggcgactcagggaatggtcgattagcaatcaccatcaacaaagctcaagggcaatcattagaatcatgaggtatagatctgaatacggattgttttcccatggaccattatatgttgcatgttcaagagtcggtaaacctgaaaatctatttatatgcacagacaatgggacagcaaagaatgttgtatatttttaagttttacgtagttaaaaacatatatatatatatatatatatatatatatatatatatatatatatatatatatatatatatatatatatatatatatatatatatatatatatatatatatatatatatatatatatatgtatatatatatatatatatatatatatatatatatatatatatatatatatatatatatatatatatatatatatatattcacaggtgggacatagggacacaactacaatggcgcgtaactaatatggcgcataacgacttacgcgcgcgggggggcttggggggcgcgaagcgcccccaccaactaggtgttggggtggcgcgtaactaatatggcgcataacgacttacgcgcgcgggggggcttgggggggcgcgaagcgcccccaccaactaggtgttggggtggcgcgaagcgccaccccaacagctagtatatatatatatatatatatatatatatatatatatatatatatatatatatatatatatatatattcacaggtgggacacagggacccaactacaatggcgcgtaacgacttttGCGCGGGGGTGCTTGGGGGGCCACCCTATTAgctagtaaaagatataatttatCTGTTTGAATGCACAGCGCATGGGAACCACGCTGCATCTCGGAGCAATATTTGGCGTCATTTGattaaagaataacaaaaaagacAGGGATATGAATGTTTGGTCTTTATTTTTTGCTCATAATTCTTGCTTCATGTCTAGTAGAAATGCAAAATAATTCTATTCGTatccaaattataaatttttgattaatttgagGAAATTTTGATCGTGCTATTTTTTAAATGGCAGAAGAGCTCGAAAGACTGATTGATTTTGCATGTGAGTGTAATACAAAACCCGAAAAAGTTTTAAGACTCATAATGTTTCGCTATTTTCGTAGACCAGTAAGATTTTGGAAATATTCAACAGTTCTTGTGTTAGTTATTTTACTTTTGCTATCGTTTAATGCAATTCTGCAGCTTGAATCTCATCAAATAATATCAGAAGTAAGGAAAGCTATTACAAATAAGATTGATAGCGGttataaagaagaaataaaggtCATACGGTCGCCGGAATATCTCCAAGAGCCTGGTGAGCTTGGTAGGCCTGTAATTCTTCCAGAAAATGTGGAGCGTGACCAGAAAATCTCAATAGACAAAGGTTGGAAAAACCACGAGTTTAATCAATATGTATCAGATATGATTTCAACACAGAGAAGTCTTCCTGATATTCGAgacaaaaaatgtaaagaaaaggATCGATATGTACGAAATTTGCCGCAAACCTCAGTGATTATAATTTTTCACAATGAGGCATGGTCTGTTCTTCTTAGAACGGTTCAAAGTGTTCTCAACCGATCGCCAGAGCATCTGCTTAAAGAGATAATCCTAGTGGATGACTTCTCTGACATGGAACACTTAAAGGATCCTCTTAGTGGTTATATGAGTCAACGTTACCCTAAAGTTAAGATAGTGAGAACATCTAAAAGAGAAGGACTCATCCGCGCTAGACTTCTGGGCTTAAAATATTCTACAGCACCGGTTGTCACTTATCTTGACTCTCATTGTGAATGCACAGAGGGCTGGTTAGAGCCTCTTTTAGACAGAATAGCTCAAAATCGCACCAATGTCGTCACTCCGGTCATTGATTCAATCAATGATAAAACGTTTGAGTATCAATCGTCAACAGTTCAAGTTGGGGGTTTTAATTGGGGTTTGATTTTTGACTGGCACTCCATTCCCAATAGAGAACTGCAAAGGAGGAGTCATCATACTGATCCAGTTTATAGTCCAACTATGGCTGGTGGGTTATTTGCAATAGATAAGtctttttttgaagagcttGGAACCTATGATAGTGAATTTGATTACTGGGGAGGTGAAAATTTAGAACTctctttcaaaatttggatGTGTGGTGGAACTCTCGAAACAATACCTTGTTCACATGTTGGACACATTTTTCGTAAACATTCGCCAATCAAGTGGCCAGGTAACAAGAACTCTGTAAAAAGAAATAGTGTTCGATTGGCGGAAGTTTGGCTAGATGACTATGCTAAAAACTATTACATGAGAATTAATTATGACAAAGGCGATTATGGGGATGTATCGTCTAGAAAAGCTCTCAGGAAGTCTCTTAAATGTCAGTCCTTTAAATggtatttagaaaatatttacccTGAATTATTTATTCCTGGGGAAGCTGTTTGTTCCGGCGAAATTCGTAATTTACGTACCAATTATTGTATTGACTCAGCAGCGCAAAATGAAGACTTATATAAGCCTGTTGGCACTTGGCCCTGTCATAATCAAGGGGGGAACCAGTTTTGGATGCTGAGCAGAACAGGAGAGATAAGACGTGATGAAAACTGTTTAGACTATGACGGAAAAGATGTGCTCCTTTACCCATGCCATGGGTTAAAGGGGAATCAATTTTGGGAATATGATCCAGAAATGCAATTTCTATTGCATGTGTTTAGCAGAAAGTGCATTGGGATAGATGAagttagtaaaaaaattaagatggaGAAATGTGATCTAAGGAACCCTAGGTTTAAGTGGAGGTTCCCTCTGAATAATAAAAAGTGATGCTTTAACTGTAATTCATTTGCAAATAGGTTGAATGTTAGGTTAGCCTAGTTTGAAGCAATCCTCCGCGGTAATTCATTactgaaattttatttcagcAGAAATTTGTCATAATGCAAAACCctgttttgataccaatatcagcacctggggccttattattttttaatccttttagtgctGTCGctgattcttcctcactaaacaaatcttccttcacatccaaggtatcacaaactttttcattttcctctatatcttttcctgcaattgtatctcggtttagcacattctcaaaatgttccacccatctttctttaactttttccttatcactaattatggccccatttctatctttaactgggactagtccggattggctactccctttcaatttattaacatgccagtataatattttactattatgccgtctagccgcatcttccagatcctcagcaattttatccatcacctccacttcacatctccttatcttatattttaatgctttctccactttctttacattccttttgttttcatacgacctatcattcagataattcttatacaaaccccttctactatctattaaaactaaagctttttcactaatattcctagttgcagtcttaggaCTCTtacctaggacaccatcagcaacttcacaaattgtttttctgaaattattatatcttctatatatatatatatatatatatatatatatatatatatatatatatatatatatatatatatatatatatatatatatatatatatatatatatatatatatatatatactagctgttggggtggcgcttcgcgccaccccaacacctagttggtgggggcgcttcgcccccccaagcccccccgcgcgcgtaagtcgttacgcgccatattagttacgttaCAGAaattggtggggcgcttcgcgcccccccaagcccccccgcgcgcgtaagtcgttacgcgccatattagttatgcgccattgtagttgtgtccctgtgtcccacctgtgaatatagatagatttatatatgtgtttcaaactacgcaaaaattgcgaataaacaacattcttgtctttcccattgtctgtgcatatgcaaagccgtatgtactaataatgacgtcatatacaaacgctctttttacaaacaaacaaacatgcatccacataactcgtttttatatagatagatacaatacaaattaactgcgtaaaacttgcgaataaacaacattcttcgctgtccaattgtcgctgcatataaatacattgtcaggtttaccgaccctcgaacatgcaacgtacaattgtccatgggaaaaacaatcaggattaagatctataccacatttttctaatgattgaccttgagctttgttaatggtgattgcaaatactaatcgaattgggaattgcaatcttttaaattgaaaaagcagatccgttggaatcatgggaatgcgaggaataagaacagcctcaccctcataaggccctgtcaagattgtggcctctattaggttttccattgttttttttacggcaagtcgcgtgccattgcaaagctttggtgggttgatatttcttaaaagtattattggtacgtctatttttagttgtagcacgtgtggtggaaaccctgaaggatctatggaatttaaaaattcagatggataattaaccgcttcatttggttccaaaactgtgtcgactgacttgtaaaggactgcctggtctcgaatcttgttcaaaacaatattgttgatttcgtggacgtctatatttttgggtgcgagaatcgctctttcacttagccatttattatttttataattttttagaatattcggaaatactttttcaatcaattcatttttggacgtcactaaattacagaaatcagcaggtagttgtatacgtcctgaaattgagtctactgtttgaccagagtcatcgttttgcaatcggacacgcatatttgtagttaattttaatatttttacgtgtgcctataaattagaattttttaggcaagcattcatttcgtctgcaggagttaaactacgtaaaaattgcgaatatacaacattcttggctttcccattgtctctgcatatacaaagccgtatgtactaataatgacatcatatgcaaacgctctttttacaaacaaacaaacatgcatacatacaactcgtttttatatagatagatagataaaatacaaattaactgcgtaaaacttgcgaatatacaacattcttcgctgtccaattgtcgctgcatataaatagattgtcaggtttaccgaccctcgaacatgcaacgtacaattgtcaatgggaaaaacaatcagtattaagatctataccacatttttctaatgactgaccttgagctttgttaatggtgattgcaaatgctaatcgaattgggaattgcaatcttttaaattgaaaaggtagatccgttggaatcttgggaatgcgaggaataagaacagcctcaccctcaaaaggccctgtcaagattgtggcctctattaggttttccattgtttttttttacggcaggtcgagtgccatagcaaagctttggtgggtttatatttcttaaaagtattattggtaggcctatttttagttgtagcacgtgtggtggaaaccctgagaataatatctcgaggtaaaacctgatcaccgaccataacgatggccacttcgtcgatagttggagcattgtatctacgcacatgttggccaggaggcgttttgtcagcggaaataacaattttatgcgtataagtaggcatcaaatcgatggctgttttgaacagacgcactaaattattattttcgtggaaaagatgttgtaattgggaaacgattgacctttcaatgttgggagaaatttcgcaacgtgcattcaattcagaatttctatcactgatgaagtacaattgtaaaaatttatgattctcgcctgagaatggtagaagagaccctgctctatgataaatttgcccttttactttgaaagtagacataaattgatctggattt contains these protein-coding regions:
- the LOC136033234 gene encoding putative polypeptide N-acetylgalactosaminyltransferase 9 → MAEELERLIDFACECNTKPEKVLRLIMFRYFRRPVRFWKYSTVLVLVILLLLSFNAILQLESHQIISEVRKAITNKIDSGYKEEIKVIRSPEYLQEPGELGRPVILPENVERDQKISIDKGWKNHEFNQYVSDMISTQRSLPDIRDKKCKEKDRYVRNLPQTSVIIIFHNEAWSVLLRTVQSVLNRSPEHLLKEIILVDDFSDMEHLKDPLSGYMSQRYPKVKIVRTSKREGLIRARLLGLKYSTAPVVTYLDSHCECTEGWLEPLLDRIAQNRTNVVTPVIDSINDKTFEYQSSTVQVGGFNWGLIFDWHSIPNRELQRRSHHTDPVYSPTMAGGLFAIDKSFFEELGTYDSEFDYWGGENLELSFKIWMCGGTLETIPCSHVGHIFRKHSPIKWPGNKNSVKRNSVRLAEVWLDDYAKNYYMRINYDKGDYGDVSSRKALRKSLKCQSFKWYLENIYPELFIPGEAVCSGEIRNLRTNYCIDSAAQNEDLYKPVGTWPCHNQGGNQFWMLSRTGEIRRDENCLDYDGKDVLLYPCHGLKGNQFWEYDPEMQFLLHVFSRKCIGIDEVSKKIKMEKCDLRNPRFKWRFPLNNKK